Proteins co-encoded in one Gossypium arboreum isolate Shixiya-1 chromosome 11, ASM2569848v2, whole genome shotgun sequence genomic window:
- the LOC108464486 gene encoding thioredoxin reductase NTRB-like: MCKSNPSACLKTLFAKASALYFQLRFSNSSVPTAAPSISTSVSPSMAATDSPLTTKVCIIGSGPAAHTAAIYAARAELKPILFEGWMANDIAPGGQLTTTSDVENFPGFPDGIMGSELMERCRNQSLRFGTTIFTETVDKVDFSSSPYKIFADSKTVLADSVIVATGAVAKRLNFPGSGDGLGGFWNRGISACAVCDGAAPIFREKPLAVIGGGDSAMEESTFLTKYGSKVYIIHRRDTFRASKIMQNRVISNPKIEVIWNSVVVEAYGDRVLGGLKVKNLVTGEVSDLKVNGLFFAIGHEPATKFLGGQLELDSDGYVVTKPGTTQTSVHGVFAAGDVQDKKYRQAVTAAGTGCMAALEAEHYLQELGSQEGKSD, from the exons ATGTGCAAATCCAACCCTAGTGCCTGCTTGAAAACTTTGTTTGCAAAAGCCAGCGCCCTCTATTTCCAGCTCCGTTTCTCCAACAGTTCCGTTCCCACCGCCGCACCGTCGATTTCCACCTCAGTTTCTCCGTCCATGGCTGCAACGGACTCTCCTCTAACGACCAAGGTTTGTATCATTGGGAGTGGCCCCGCCGCTCACACGGCCGCTATCTACGCTGCTCGTGCTGAGCTCAAGCCTATTCTTTTTGAGGGATGGATGGCTAACGATATTGCGCCTGGTGGTCAGCTTACCACCACTTCCGACGTCGAGAACTTCCCTGGATTCCCGGATGGTATCATGGGTTCGGAGCTTATGGAGCGGTGCCGGAACCAGTCGCTTCGGTTTGGTACTACTATCTTTACCGAAACTGTTGACAAGGTTGATTTTTCTTCGTCTCCGTATAAGATCTTCGCCGATTCGAAAACTGTTTTGGCTGACTCGGTTATTGTGGCCACTGGAGCCGTAGCAAAGCGGCTTAATTTCCCCGGTTCAGGGGATGGGTTAGGGGGGTTTTGGAACAGGGGAATCTCGGCGTGCGCTGTGTGTGATGGGGCAGCTCCGATCTTCAGGGAGAAGCCCTTGGCAGTGATCGGTGGAGGTGACTCCGCCATGGAAGAATCCACTTTTCTCACCAAGTACGGTTCCAAGGTTTACATCATTCACAGGAGGGATACGTTCAGGGCATCCAAGATTATGCAGAACAGGGTTATTTCGAACCCTAAGATAGAAGTCATATGGAACTCGGTGGTCGTAGAGGCCTACGGCGATAGGGTTTTGGGAGGGCTCAAGGTGAAGAACTTGGTCACCGGAGAAGTTTCCGATTTGAAAGTCAATGGACTATTCTTTGCCATCGGGCACGAGCCTGCCACCAAGTTTTTGGGAGGTCAGCTGGAGCTCGACTCAGATGGCTACGTTGTCACTAAACCAGGTACAACTCAGACCAGCGTGCACGGCGTTTTTGCTGCCGGAGATGTCCAGGACAAGAAGTATAGACAAGCTGTTACTGCGGCTGGCACCG GGTGCATGGCAGCCTTGGAAGCCGAACATTACTTGCAAGAACTTGGATCTCAGGAGGGTAAGAGCGATTGA
- the LOC108461261 gene encoding heat shock factor protein HSF8-like — protein MDGVNSSSNIQKDDASTSTGGAQTAAQPQPKPKPVVVQSANAPPPFLSKTYDMVDDPATDAVVSWSSANNSFIVWNPPEFARDVLPKYFKHNNFSSFVRQLNTYGFRKVDSDRWEFANEGFLRGQKDLLLNISRRKPAQGHGHQQTQQAHGQSSSGGACVEVGEFGLEEEVEALKRDKNVLMQELVRLRQQQQSTDNQMHTMARQLHGMEQWQLQMMSFLAKAVQSPGFLAQFMQQKNESNRHITEANKKRRLKQDGIVDNEHSAASDGQIVKYQPLTNDAKAMLRQIVKGDTSTRLDSINNYHDNFLVGDGLSSSSGLDGGKSSSHASGMTLQEVPPTSGISVGRLSSAISEIQSSPCTTSSEKITTTQFTDSSALVGGEKVPSISIPQTNTIMPELSQIPEMVPESVVDIPTEDCVESETGNGGFIDPICLVPLELDDIAPDPDIDALLDSSSFWDDLIVQGPVPEDIETISMDDKG, from the exons ATGGATGGAGTGAATAGCAGTAGTAATATCCAAAAAGATGATGCATCGACTAGCACCGGAGGAGCTCAAACGGCTGCACAACCTCAACCAAAGCCGAAGCCGGTCGTGGTGCAGAGTGCGAACGCGCCACCGCCTTTCTTGAGCAAGACTTACGATATGGTGGATGATCCCGCCACCGATGCCGTCGTTTCTTGGAGCTCAGCCAATAACAGTTTCATTGTTTGGAACCCGCCGGAGTTCGCACGGGATGTTTTGCCCAAGTATTTCAAGCACAACAACTTCTCCAGCTTCGTCAGGCAACTGAATACCTAT GGTTTCCGGAAGGTTGATTCAGACCGATGGGAATTCGCAAATGAGGGATTTTTAAGAGGCCAGAAAGACCTGCTTCTAAACATTAGCCGCCGAAAGCCTGCCCAGGGCCATGGTCATCAGCAGACACAGCAAGCACATGGACAGAGTTCATCTGGGGGTGCTTGTGTTGAGGTTGGGGAATTTGGGCTTGAGGAAGAGGTTGAGGCGCTTAAGCGGGACAAGAATGTGCTTATGCAGGAACTTGTTAGGTTGAGGCAGCAGCAACAGTCTACAGATAACCAAATGCACACCATGGCACGACAACTTCATGGGATGGAGCAGTGGCAGCTGCAGATGATGTCATTCTTGGCAAAGGCTGTCCAGAGCCCTGGATTTTTGGCTCAATTTATGCAGCAGAAAAATGAGAGCAATAGGCACATAACCGAAGCCAACAAGAAAAGGAGACTAAAACAGGATGGTATTGTTGATAATGAGCATTCTGCTGCCTCTGATGGACAGATTGTTAAATATCAGCCTTTGACGAATGATGCTAAAGCAATGCTCAGGCAGATTGTAAAAGGGGATACTTCTACCAGGCTTGACTCCATTAACAACTATCATGATAATTTCCTGGTTGGTGATGGTTTGTCATCATCTAGTGGATTGGATGGTGGGAAATCTTCAAGCCATGCATCAGGAATGACTCTTCAAGAGGTCCCACCAACTTCAGGGATCTCGGTGGGTCGCCTCTCAAGTGCCATATCTGAGATTCAATCTTCCCCATGTACAACATCTTCTGAAAAGATTACAACAACACAATTTACCGATTCGAGTGCACTGGTTGGAGGAGAAAAGGTCCCATCCATTTCCATTCCTCAAACAAATACAATTATGCCTGAGCTTTCTCAAATACCAGAAATGGTCCCGGAAAGTGTTGTTGATATCCCCACCGAAGACTGCGTGGAGTCTGAAACTGGGAATGGGGGATTTATTGATCCCATTTGTTTGGTTCCCTTAGAACTTGATGACATTGCTCCTGATCCCGACATAGATGCCTTACTGGATAGTTCTAGTTTCTGGGATGACCTTATTGTGCAAGGTCCAGTGCCAGAGGATATTGAAACAATCTCAATGGATGATAAAGGCTAG